The following proteins are encoded in a genomic region of Corylus avellana chromosome ca4, CavTom2PMs-1.0:
- the LOC132178733 gene encoding uncharacterized protein LOC132178733 gives MISNSPLFLLFFLSIAVQTLGLQTIGGSEKWIGGRRVLLSFKETPRGSNATFECSPSGPCVPCLYSEKNDEKYRCSETGYRIPLKCIEIKDNLKDANGKSSHNRRSTLEISDNSAKLHMVSHDAKELTTSMRHRSLLGDPSTSENGQQAYITYRSCIPAVNEEKLSVLGFEGIVLCLLLISGSIVYFKRKQAIAMTAFGGRIQTNSRF, from the exons ATGATTTCAAATTCACCACTGtttctcctcttcttccttTCCATCGCTGTGCAAACCCTAGGTCTCCAAAC AATTGGTGGAAGTGAGAAATGGATTGGTGGGCGCAGAGTTCTGCTGAGTTTCAAAGAAACCCCTCGGGGAAGTAACGCTACCTTTGAATGCTCTCCTTCCGGTCCCTGCGTTCCCTGCCTCTACTCCgaaaag AACGATGAAAAGTATCGATGCAGCGAGACTGGCTATCGTATTCCTTTGAAATGCATAGAAATTAAAGATAATTTGAAGGACGCAAATGGGAAAAGTTCTCATAACCGTCGATCTACTCTGGAAATCTCTGACAACAGTGCAAAACTACACATGGTATCGCATGATGCCAAAGAACTCACCACTTCAATGAGACATAGAAGTTTACTGGGTGATCCATCAACGTCAGAGAATGGACAGCAAGCTTATATTACTTATAGAAGCTGTATTCCTGCAGTTAATGAAGAGAAGTTGTCAGTGCTTGGGTTTGAG GGGATCGTGTTGTGTTTGTTACTCATTAGCGGTTCAATTGTATACTTCAAAAGAAAGCAGGCCATAGCCATGACAGCTTTTGGAGGGAGGATCCAGACCAACTCCAGATTTTAA
- the LOC132177544 gene encoding serine/threonine-protein phosphatase PP2A catalytic subunit, which translates to MPSHSDLDRQIEHLMECKPLPEAEVKTLCDQARAILVEEWNVQPVKCPVTVCGDIHGQFYDLIELFRIGGNAPDTNYLFMGDYVDRGYYSVETVTLLVALKVRYRDRITILRGNHESRQITQVYGFYDECLRKYGNANVWKYFTDLFDYLPLTALIESQIFCLHGGLSPSLDTLDNIRALDRIQEVPHEGPMCDLLWSDPDDRCGWGISPRGAGYTFGQDIAAQFNHTNGLTLISRAHQLVMEGYNWCQEKNVVTVFSAPNYCYRCGNMAAILEIGENMDQNFLQFDPAPRQIEPDTTRKTPDYFL; encoded by the exons ATGCCGTCACATTCGGATCTGGACCGTCAGATCGAGCATCTGATGGAGTGCAAGCCGTTACCGGAGGCGGAGGTGAAGACGCTGTGCGATCAGGCGAGGGCGATTCTAGTGGAGGAGTGGAACGTGCAGCCGGTGAAGTGCCCGGTGACGGTGTGCGGTGATATCCACGGCCAGTTCTACGATCTCATCGAGCTGTTTCGGATAGGAGGGAATGCGCCCGATACAAATTATCTCTTTATGGGCGATTATGTAG ATCGTGGGTACTACTCAGTGGAGACTGTCACACTTTTGGTGGCTCTGAAAGTTCGTTATAGAGATAGGATCACAATTCTTAGGGGGAATCATGAGAGCAGGCAAATAACTCAAGT GTATGGTTTTTATGACGAATGCTTGAGAAAATATGGAAATGCCAATGTGTGGAAGTACTTCActgatttatttgattatctACCCCTCACAGCTCTTATTGAGAGTCAG ATCTTCTGTTTGCATGGAGGTCTTTCGCCATCTTTGGATACGTTGGACAATATTCGAGCCTTGGACCGTATACAGGAG GTTCCGCATGAAGGACCAATGTGTGATCTCTTATGGTCTGATCCAGACGACCGCTGTGGGTGGGGAATATCTCCACGTGGTGCTGGATATACATTTGGGCAGGATATAGCTGCTCAGTTCAACCATACCAATGGGCTGACACTGATTTCAAGAGCCCACCAGCTTGTCATGGAAGGGTACAACTGGTGTCAG GAAAAGAACGTGGTGACAGTATTTAGTGCTCCAAACTATTGTTACCGTTGTGGGAATATGGCTGCAATACTGGAAATTGGGGAGAATATGGACCAGAACTTTCTGCAGTTTGATCCAGCCCCTCGACAAATTGAGCCCGACACCACACGCAAGACGCCcgattattttttgtaa